From Parasteatoda tepidariorum isolate YZ-2023 chromosome 1, CAS_Ptep_4.0, whole genome shotgun sequence, one genomic window encodes:
- the LOC107454661 gene encoding uncharacterized protein isoform X1 yields MLFLILLTTAFFQGIVSGALEGIESNLCEKDPFETCRFEKKGKFPESAADVDDLCEDLVPFHHCISEFLRNCDTDEGDDIPYRGIFDFGAILMLCNKESPIYRVLVDNIKCIAGVFEPTEPYHFCSTHLATLMEETPDIIEKMRELVTGDTDEKRRELENCLENVLEVGCVATSLSNSCGHDALSLFLWLVEKSRLTKVVCHEEHETVIEELVQLMKFELRK; encoded by the exons atgttatttttgataCTGCTTACTACAGCATTCTTTCAAG GTATTGTCAGCGGTGCTTTAGAAGGAATTGAGAGTAATCTTTGTGAGAAAGACCCTTTCGAAACATGcaggtttgaaaaaaaaggtaaatttccAGAATCAGCTGCAGATGTTGACGACTTATGCGA agatttgGTACCCTTTCATCATTGCATTTCAGAGTTCCTAAGAAACTGCGACACGGATGAAGGAGATGATATCCCGTATCGAGGAATTTTCGATTTCGGTGCAATTTTAATGCTGTGCAACAAGGAGTCACCAATTTACCGAG TTCTTGTCGACAACATAAAATGCATTGCTGGAGTCTTTGAGCCTACCGAACCTTATCATTTCTGTTCAACTCATCTTGCAACTCTAATGGAAGAAACTCCAGATATCATTGAGAAAATGCGTGAACTCGTTACAGGGGATACAGATGAAAAAAGGAGAGAATTAGAAAACTGTTT GGAAAATGTACTTGAAGTTGGGTGTGTAGCTACGTCATTATCCAATTCATGCGGTCACGATGCCTTGAGTTTATTCCTGTGGTTAGTCGAAAAAAGTAGACTGACAAAAGTAGTATGCCATGAAGAACACGAGACGGTGATTGAAGAATTAGTGCAACTGATGAAGTTTGAAttgagaaaataa